One Acetobacterium sp. KB-1 DNA segment encodes these proteins:
- a CDS encoding HD domain-containing phosphohydrolase translates to MNIDLATIALVLVLSSIFQAVFILFLSSKYPGVDHIGVSCSLFALGFLFVMFQANTINALITVVAGNSLLLVALIFLYKGLVQFLDLPENKWLPPIIFGFCLLTLIYFQFVFDNISLRIFSVYLSIGLIALLIADTLRKGNNTHLPRQAPLLLFLFASTGLFAILRSFYALFSPPIVNALTPTFFQVFSFTGVFIINMIVSFTFIMMINERLGADVLSAKEQFEQIFNLSPDASLITSLADGKIVNFNISFINFTGFSQDEVQNKSLLELNLYEKPADRDKLLEAITTNQSVDDFELNFVTKSRDIRICSVSAKIFLMNDTPHIISIIDDITDRKNAENALIQSEEKYRFLTEFTSDVIWLFNLTQNKFTYMSPAIFQLRGLTSEEAMAEKLEDAMTTESLQRVRANLQRNVKTFIANPKTAHTHLIEIQQPCKNGRLIWVEVSTKYRYHKNGEIELVGISRNIDKRKQAEAKVLYLSYHDQLTGLYNRRFYEEELRRLDSPRNLPIALIMADVNGLKLINDAYGHQMGDKILKEFAEILKNECRHDEITSRVGGDEFVILLSKTELQSVENIIKRLNAAISKVRIDRTILSVSMGFAIKETPTDDLNDVFKRAEDAMYQHKLTISPSIKKATIELIVNSIYERSHHELIHSQLVCDYCQAMGRELGFETEAINQLGMAGLRHDIGEIAIDTAILNKSEKLNDAEWAEIKRHPEIGYHILRSVNEMAEIAKFVLEHHERWDGQGYPKGLKADEISIQGRIIAIADAYCTMTAERPYSRVFTAEEAIAEIKNNSGFQFDKKLAQIFVEKVLQKEWPKA, encoded by the coding sequence ATGAACATTGATCTTGCTACAATTGCCCTAGTTTTAGTTCTATCCAGTATTTTTCAAGCTGTTTTTATACTGTTTTTGTCTTCTAAATACCCCGGTGTTGATCACATTGGCGTTAGCTGTTCCCTTTTTGCGCTGGGATTTCTTTTTGTGATGTTTCAGGCCAACACCATCAATGCTCTGATTACGGTTGTAGCCGGTAATTCCCTGCTGCTGGTGGCCCTTATTTTTCTATACAAGGGTCTGGTTCAATTTTTAGATCTGCCTGAAAACAAGTGGCTTCCTCCCATTATTTTTGGTTTTTGTCTCTTAACCCTGATCTATTTTCAGTTTGTTTTCGATAACATTTCACTTCGCATTTTTTCAGTTTACCTTTCAATTGGATTAATTGCTCTTTTGATTGCCGATACACTTCGAAAAGGAAACAACACCCACCTCCCAAGGCAAGCGCCACTGCTTCTTTTTCTATTTGCTTCCACTGGCCTATTTGCAATTTTACGATCTTTTTATGCCTTGTTTTCCCCTCCCATAGTTAATGCCCTTACACCAACGTTTTTTCAGGTTTTCTCTTTTACCGGGGTATTTATCATCAACATGATTGTGAGCTTTACCTTTATCATGATGATTAATGAGCGCCTCGGCGCTGATGTTTTGTCCGCTAAAGAACAGTTTGAACAAATCTTTAACCTCAGTCCTGACGCCAGCCTGATTACATCACTTGCTGATGGTAAAATCGTGAATTTCAACATCAGTTTTATAAATTTTACTGGATTTAGTCAAGATGAAGTTCAAAATAAAAGTCTGTTGGAGCTTAATCTTTATGAAAAACCTGCGGATCGGGACAAACTCCTGGAAGCAATCACAACTAACCAGTCAGTTGATGATTTTGAACTTAATTTTGTTACCAAAAGCAGGGATATCCGAATTTGTTCGGTTTCTGCAAAAATTTTTTTAATGAACGACACTCCTCATATTATCAGTATTATCGATGATATCACAGATCGCAAAAATGCTGAGAATGCCCTTATCCAAAGTGAAGAAAAATACCGTTTTTTAACTGAATTCACCTCTGATGTGATTTGGCTTTTTAATCTTACCCAGAATAAGTTCACCTACATGAGTCCAGCAATTTTTCAGTTAAGGGGACTCACCTCTGAAGAAGCCATGGCTGAAAAGCTGGAAGACGCCATGACGACCGAGTCCCTTCAACGGGTCAGAGCTAACTTACAAAGAAATGTCAAAACGTTCATTGCCAACCCCAAAACCGCTCATACTCACCTGATTGAAATCCAGCAGCCTTGTAAAAATGGACGTCTCATCTGGGTTGAGGTTTCGACAAAATATCGTTACCACAAAAATGGTGAGATTGAACTGGTTGGAATCAGCCGCAACATTGACAAAAGAAAACAGGCAGAGGCAAAGGTTCTTTATCTAAGCTATCACGACCAATTAACCGGACTCTACAACCGTCGCTTTTATGAAGAAGAGCTACGCCGACTGGATAGCCCCAGAAATCTTCCAATTGCCCTGATTATGGCTGATGTTAACGGGCTTAAGCTGATTAATGATGCTTACGGCCATCAGATGGGAGACAAAATCTTAAAGGAATTTGCCGAAATATTGAAAAATGAGTGCCGACATGATGAAATAACCTCCCGCGTTGGTGGGGATGAGTTTGTAATCTTACTTTCCAAAACTGAACTGCAAAGTGTGGAAAACATTATTAAGCGTCTCAATGCTGCCATTTCCAAGGTCCGAATTGACCGCACTATTTTGTCTGTTTCGATGGGATTTGCCATTAAAGAAACCCCCACCGATGACCTGAACGATGTTTTCAAACGAGCTGAAGATGCCATGTACCAGCATAAACTTACCATCAGTCCCAGTATTAAAAAAGCTACCATTGAGTTAATTGTCAATTCCATTTACGAACGAAGCCACCATGAATTGATTCATTCTCAATTAGTCTGTGACTATTGCCAGGCGATGGGCCGAGAACTGGGTTTTGAAACTGAAGCCATCAATCAACTGGGGATGGCCGGTTTGCGGCATGATATTGGCGAAATTGCCATTGACACTGCGATTTTAAATAAATCTGAAAAATTAAACGATGCCGAATGGGCGGAAATAAAGCGCCATCCAGAAATTGGCTATCATATTCTTCGATCCGTTAATGAGATGGCAGAAATTGCCAAGTTTGTACTTGAACACCATGAACGCTGGGATGGGCAAGGCTATCCCAAAGGCTTAAAGGCTGATGAAATCTCCATCCAGGGGCGGATTATTGCCATCGCCGATGCCTACTGCACGATGACCGCCGAACGTCCGTACAGCCGGGTTTTTACTGCCGAAGAAGCCATTGCCGAAATCAAAAACAACTCCGGTTTTCAATTTGATAAAAAGCTGGCCCAGATCTTTGTTGAAAAAGTACTACAAAAAGAATGGCCCAAAGCCTAA
- the thiE gene encoding thiamine phosphate synthase, with protein MKLDKQSMLLYAVTDRSWLGDKTLADQVEETLKGGATFIQLREKELDFDAFVKEARAIKKLTDAYNIPFVINDAVDVALAVDADGVHVGQDDSDAGALREQLGDKIIGVSADTVELARKAEADGADYIGVGAIYSTATKTDAEVVAFETIAAICKAVTIPVVAIGGLNETNILSLTGTGVDGVALVSAIFSKKDIVSATKALRSLSETMTKP; from the coding sequence TTGAAACTCGATAAGCAGTCAATGCTACTTTATGCGGTGACTGACCGCAGTTGGCTGGGTGACAAAACCCTGGCCGATCAGGTTGAAGAAACCTTAAAAGGTGGCGCTACCTTTATCCAGCTACGGGAAAAAGAGCTGGATTTTGATGCGTTTGTAAAAGAGGCCCGGGCGATAAAAAAATTAACCGATGCCTACAACATTCCTTTTGTCATTAATGATGCCGTCGATGTTGCTCTGGCAGTGGATGCTGACGGGGTTCATGTGGGTCAGGATGATAGCGATGCCGGGGCGCTAAGAGAGCAGCTTGGCGATAAAATCATCGGAGTTTCGGCAGATACGGTGGAACTGGCACGAAAAGCTGAAGCCGACGGTGCCGATTATATCGGGGTGGGAGCGATCTATTCCACAGCCACAAAAACCGATGCCGAAGTGGTGGCTTTTGAAACCATCGCCGCAATCTGCAAGGCGGTGACCATTCCGGTGGTTGCCATTGGTGGTCTGAACGAAACCAATATTCTTAGCTTAACAGGAACCGGAGTGGACGGGGTCGCCCTGGTCTCGGCAATCTTTTCTAAAAAAGATATCGTCAGTGCAACAAAAGCGCTGCGAAGCTTATCTGAAACCATGACAAAACCATGA
- a CDS encoding DMT family transporter: protein MKQNISVVYAILAALLFGINAPFSKILLEEIDPLFLAALLYLGAGTGMTLLTVFNKKRRNASKEARLTKKEMPSIILMILLDIAAPIFLLMGIKLTNSSTAALLGNFEIAATAVIAMIFFKEAIGKRMWMAIVFISLASVLLTISDVTAINLSIGAIFVMLSCVCWGFENNCTRNLSIKDPVQVVVLKGFGSGLGALLIASIWGELSASLLYIILAMTLGFVAYGLSIFFYVKAQRGLGAARTSAYYAAAPFMGVFISWLVLKEPITFSFLIALVIMVLGSWLALSENHEHRHIHDEETHDHSHNHDDAHHLHNNHPPVSGEHCHEHTHNRTVHTHCHLPDVHHRHRH from the coding sequence ATGAAGCAAAACATATCAGTGGTATACGCAATCCTGGCAGCACTACTTTTTGGGATCAATGCACCTTTTTCTAAGATTTTACTTGAAGAAATTGATCCCTTATTTCTGGCAGCACTTTTGTATCTGGGCGCAGGAACGGGTATGACGCTGCTGACGGTGTTTAATAAAAAACGTCGAAACGCGTCAAAAGAAGCCAGACTCACTAAAAAAGAAATGCCCTCGATTATTCTGATGATTTTGTTGGATATTGCAGCGCCGATTTTCCTGTTGATGGGGATCAAACTGACTAACTCCAGTACGGCGGCCCTGTTAGGAAATTTTGAGATCGCCGCAACAGCAGTGATTGCGATGATTTTCTTTAAAGAAGCCATTGGCAAACGAATGTGGATGGCCATCGTATTTATTTCTCTGGCCAGTGTTTTACTGACCATTAGCGATGTCACGGCGATAAATTTGTCGATTGGGGCGATTTTTGTGATGCTGTCTTGCGTTTGCTGGGGCTTTGAGAACAATTGTACCCGGAATCTATCGATTAAAGATCCGGTTCAGGTGGTTGTCCTCAAAGGTTTCGGTTCCGGATTGGGGGCTTTACTCATCGCCTCTATCTGGGGCGAATTATCGGCTTCGCTGCTTTATATTATTCTGGCCATGACCTTAGGTTTTGTGGCCTATGGCTTAAGTATTTTTTTCTATGTGAAAGCCCAACGGGGACTGGGAGCGGCCCGAACCAGCGCCTATTATGCGGCAGCACCTTTTATGGGTGTCTTTATTTCCTGGCTGGTACTTAAGGAACCGATCACTTTTTCATTTCTAATTGCGTTAGTGATCATGGTTTTGGGAAGCTGGCTGGCGCTGTCGGAAAATCATGAACACCGCCATATTCATGATGAGGAGACCCACGATCACAGTCATAACCACGATGATGCGCATCATCTCCATAATAACCATCCGCCGGTTAGTGGCGAACATTGCCATGAACATACCCACAATAGGACTGTTCACACCCATTGTCATCTGCCGGATGTTCACCATCGGCATCGGCATTAA
- a CDS encoding methyltetrahydrofolate cobalamin methyltransferase produces the protein MIIIGEKINGAIPSTGKAIAEKDAAFIRNLAIKQAEAGADFIDVCASVDDDIELETMKWLIDIVQDATDVPIAVDSPNVYTCIESMKYCNKPGLFNSVSLEGDKVDVAFKVLADTKWECVALLNSDKGIPKTAKDRLEVFTDLMVKCQEYRIDPSRMHIDPLIEMLCTSEDGIAMVTEVIREIKKQYPTIHVTGAISNISFNLPARRIANQAFAVLAMSAGMDSFILDPLNKDMMGMLFATEAMMGEDEYCMEYIGAFREGIFVK, from the coding sequence ATGATTATTATTGGTGAAAAAATTAATGGCGCAATTCCTTCAACGGGGAAGGCCATTGCAGAAAAAGATGCCGCATTTATCCGGAATCTGGCAATCAAACAGGCGGAAGCCGGGGCAGATTTTATTGATGTCTGTGCATCGGTGGATGATGATATTGAACTGGAAACGATGAAATGGCTGATTGATATTGTTCAGGATGCAACGGATGTTCCAATTGCTGTCGATAGTCCTAATGTTTATACCTGTATTGAATCAATGAAGTATTGTAACAAACCAGGATTGTTTAATTCTGTCTCATTAGAAGGTGATAAGGTCGACGTAGCCTTTAAAGTACTGGCAGATACCAAATGGGAGTGTGTAGCATTGTTAAATAGCGACAAAGGCATCCCTAAAACGGCCAAAGACCGTTTGGAGGTTTTCACCGACTTAATGGTAAAATGTCAGGAATACCGGATTGATCCATCCCGGATGCACATTGATCCCCTAATTGAAATGCTCTGTACCTCAGAAGATGGTATTGCCATGGTTACCGAAGTCATACGGGAGATTAAAAAGCAATACCCAACCATTCATGTGACCGGTGCAATTAGCAATATTTCATTTAACTTGCCAGCCCGACGGATTGCCAATCAGGCCTTTGCGGTTTTAGCCATGAGTGCCGGGATGGACAGTTTTATTCTGGATCCACTTAATAAAGATATGATGGGGATGTTGTTTGCCACCGAAGCAATGATGGGTGAAGATGAATATTGTATGGAATATATTGGCGCTTTCCGAGAAGGTATTTTCGTTAAATAA
- the thiD gene encoding bifunctional hydroxymethylpyrimidine kinase/phosphomethylpyrimidine kinase — protein sequence MKKVLSIAGSDSSGGAGIQADIKTMIAHGSYGMTVITVLTAQNTTGVYGIAAVESTFVENQIDCIFSDIFPDAVKIGMVYSAEIIRSIANKLKHYQAKNIVLDPVMVATSGGRLLSDDSIEALKTELMPLADLITPNIPEAECLCGFGISAKADMVRAAKKIATSYAGSILIKGGHLFESADDFLLIQDKKGHEEVWFPGVKIDNPNTHGTGCTLSTAIACNLATGYKMELAVKKAKDYVSGALAANLDLGKGNGPLDHGFQLTSGCK from the coding sequence ATGAAAAAAGTCTTATCGATAGCCGGGTCAGATTCCAGCGGTGGCGCAGGCATCCAGGCCGATATCAAAACCATGATCGCCCATGGCAGCTACGGCATGACCGTGATCACCGTCTTAACGGCGCAAAACACCACCGGGGTATATGGCATTGCGGCGGTTGAAAGCACCTTTGTAGAAAATCAGATCGATTGTATTTTTAGCGATATTTTTCCTGATGCGGTTAAGATCGGAATGGTCTATAGTGCAGAGATCATTAGAAGTATTGCTAACAAACTTAAACATTACCAGGCGAAAAACATTGTCTTGGATCCGGTGATGGTGGCCACCAGTGGCGGCAGACTGTTAAGCGACGATAGCATTGAAGCTTTAAAAACAGAATTGATGCCACTGGCCGATTTGATCACCCCCAATATCCCCGAGGCCGAATGTCTGTGTGGCTTTGGCATTTCTGCCAAAGCGGACATGGTCAGAGCAGCTAAAAAAATCGCCACAAGCTATGCCGGGAGTATTCTGATTAAGGGCGGGCATCTTTTTGAAAGTGCCGATGATTTTTTGCTGATTCAAGATAAAAAGGGTCATGAAGAAGTTTGGTTTCCGGGAGTAAAAATTGATAATCCCAATACCCATGGTACCGGTTGTACTCTTTCCACGGCCATTGCCTGTAATCTTGCCACCGGGTACAAGATGGAATTGGCGGTAAAAAAAGCCAAGGATTATGTGTCCGGGGCATTGGCAGCCAATCTGGATCTGGGAAAGGGCAACGGGCCCCTGGATCATGGTTTTCAACTGACCTCGGGATGCAAATAA
- a CDS encoding uroporphyrinogen decarboxylase family protein has translation MLTIKENLLETMKGGNPDRFVKQYEFIDLIMEVPTGVEFKYGQTWKDHWGITWQWPEGQLGMFPVHHDGLAVIQDITEWKENVKKPAIATSDEAWAAALAHANAVDRKEKYVTAFFAPGIFEMTHHLMGMENALMALYEEPEAMQELIDYLTEYELEFAAVMMEKLKPEAILHHDDWGSQISSFISPDMFEEFFVPSYKKIYQFYKDNGVELIIHHSDSYAANLVPYMIEVGIDIWQGVMNTNNIPELIKAYGEKITFMGGLHSGTVDYPGWEKEVVKKQVEETCRANGTKYFIPCQTSGLPIENFEGVIAYIDECIDEMSKEMF, from the coding sequence ATGCTGACAATTAAAGAAAACTTACTCGAAACAATGAAGGGTGGCAACCCGGATCGTTTTGTCAAACAATATGAATTCATTGATCTGATCATGGAAGTACCGACTGGGGTTGAATTCAAATATGGTCAAACCTGGAAAGACCATTGGGGTATTACCTGGCAATGGCCGGAAGGTCAATTAGGAATGTTTCCGGTTCATCATGATGGCTTGGCGGTAATTCAGGATATTACCGAGTGGAAAGAGAACGTTAAAAAACCAGCCATTGCCACATCCGATGAAGCCTGGGCAGCGGCGCTTGCCCATGCCAATGCAGTTGATCGAAAAGAAAAATATGTCACCGCATTTTTCGCACCAGGTATCTTTGAAATGACCCACCATTTGATGGGCATGGAAAATGCCCTGATGGCTCTTTACGAAGAACCCGAAGCGATGCAGGAACTGATTGACTACTTGACCGAGTATGAGTTGGAATTTGCTGCAGTGATGATGGAAAAACTTAAGCCAGAAGCCATTTTACATCACGATGACTGGGGTAGTCAAATTTCATCCTTTATTTCGCCAGATATGTTTGAAGAATTTTTTGTACCATCATATAAAAAAATCTACCAGTTCTATAAAGACAATGGCGTCGAATTGATCATTCATCATAGTGACTCTTATGCTGCCAATTTAGTTCCTTACATGATTGAAGTGGGAATCGATATTTGGCAGGGCGTTATGAATACTAATAATATCCCTGAACTGATCAAAGCGTATGGCGAAAAGATCACCTTTATGGGTGGACTCCACAGCGGTACTGTGGATTATCCCGGTTGGGAAAAAGAAGTGGTTAAAAAACAGGTGGAAGAAACCTGCCGTGCCAATGGCACCAAATATTTTATTCCCTGCCAGACATCTGGTCTGCCAATTGAAAATTTTGAAGGTGTTATAGCTTATATCGATGAATGCATTGATGAAATGAGCAAGGAAATGTTTTAG
- a CDS encoding corrinoid protein, whose product MSKIEDVKVLVETGKSKKVAAAVQEALDAGDKAQDILDAMIASMGVIGDKFSSGEIFVPEMLIAAKAMSKGVEVLKPVMAGDGSSSLGTCIMGTVAGDLHDIGKNLVVMMLESAGFDMIDLGVDVPADKFVEAVKENDNVVLVACSGLLTTTMPALKEAVQTVKAAYPEMKVIVGGAPVTQEYANEIGADGYAPDAGSSAAKAKELIGA is encoded by the coding sequence ATGTCAAAAATTGAAGATGTAAAAGTATTGGTAGAAACTGGTAAATCAAAGAAAGTTGCAGCAGCTGTACAGGAAGCCCTGGATGCCGGCGATAAAGCGCAGGACATTCTGGATGCAATGATTGCTTCTATGGGTGTGATTGGGGATAAGTTCTCATCCGGCGAAATCTTTGTTCCGGAAATGCTAATTGCTGCTAAAGCGATGTCCAAAGGTGTGGAAGTTTTAAAACCGGTGATGGCAGGAGATGGCTCCAGTTCACTGGGTACCTGTATCATGGGAACCGTTGCCGGAGACCTTCATGATATTGGTAAAAACCTGGTTGTGATGATGCTTGAAAGTGCCGGATTTGATATGATTGATCTGGGCGTTGACGTACCCGCAGATAAATTTGTAGAAGCCGTAAAAGAGAATGATAACGTTGTGCTAGTAGCGTGTTCAGGTCTTTTAACGACGACGATGCCGGCATTAAAAGAAGCGGTACAAACCGTGAAAGCGGCTTACCCGGAGATGAAGGTCATTGTCGGTGGAGCACCTGTTACTCAGGAATATGCCAATGAAATTGGCGCTGACGGTTACGCCCCGGATGCTGGTAGCTCGGCTGCAAAAGCGAAAGAATTAATCGGCGCGTAG
- the thiM gene encoding hydroxyethylthiazole kinase, whose translation MFKKILENVSNCPPLVHCITNYVTVNDCANSVLACGGAPIMADDINEVEEIISICNALVINIGTLNERTVAAMIMAGKKANRLGRPVILDPVGAGASSLRTNTVFKLLNEVQFSVIRGNVSEIKTIDQGSGTTKGVDADISDAVNKDNLDQMIAFAKALSEKTGAIIAITGAIDIVADHQKALVIRNGHPMMSRITGTGCMLTTVIGSYCGANPEQLLLATAAAVSCMGLCGELAFEKVQAQEAGTASFRTSLIDAMSLMNIETLKGGMKLETR comes from the coding sequence ATGTTTAAAAAAATCTTAGAAAATGTTAGCAATTGTCCGCCGTTGGTTCATTGTATCACCAATTATGTAACGGTCAACGACTGTGCCAATAGTGTACTGGCTTGTGGCGGGGCACCGATTATGGCTGATGATATTAATGAGGTGGAAGAAATTATCTCCATTTGTAATGCCCTGGTCATCAATATCGGAACCCTTAATGAGCGAACCGTCGCGGCCATGATTATGGCCGGTAAAAAAGCCAATCGTCTCGGTCGGCCGGTGATTCTGGATCCGGTCGGTGCTGGTGCCTCTTCGCTACGGACGAACACGGTTTTTAAGCTGTTAAATGAGGTACAGTTTAGCGTCATCCGGGGTAATGTTTCAGAAATTAAGACCATCGACCAGGGCAGTGGCACGACCAAAGGGGTCGATGCTGATATCAGCGATGCGGTGAATAAAGACAATTTGGATCAGATGATCGCTTTTGCCAAAGCCCTGAGCGAGAAAACGGGTGCCATCATTGCCATTACTGGCGCCATCGACATTGTCGCGGATCATCAGAAGGCCCTGGTAATCCGGAATGGACACCCGATGATGTCCCGGATTACCGGCACAGGCTGTATGCTTACAACGGTTATTGGCAGTTATTGCGGGGCCAATCCCGAGCAGTTGCTACTGGCTACCGCTGCTGCTGTTAGTTGTATGGGTTTGTGTGGGGAGCTGGCCTTTGAAAAGGTTCAGGCCCAGGAGGCCGGAACGGCATCCTTTCGAACCTCCCTCATCGATGCGATGAGTTTGATGAATATCGAAACATTAAAAGGAGGGATGAAGCTTGAAACTCGATAA
- a CDS encoding HD-GYP domain-containing protein — protein sequence MKKHEISIVDDEPINLMILKKLLSPSFLVRAYKSGEELLRAVNKDLKPDLVLMDIMMPGMDGYETLSELRKDPENLGIPVIYISSLDSLIDEEKGFRLGAVDYITKPFRPGIVLARVNAHLELKQARDRLKNQNKWLEAEVKRRMVENQLIQDTTLNVFAELVETRDNDTANHVMRTQHYVRIIAKRLQKNEKFKSYLRDDVIERISKAAPLHDIGKIGIPDAILLKPGKLNFEEFEVMKTHCKIGGNAIRLAINKTLAVNKTEAEQGEITALSFLEEAEKIMNYHHERWDGKGYPEELYGNEIPISARIMALADVFDALTTVRPYKKAWSMDSVVDYIIEQKGMQFDPDVVEAFEIEIEAFRQVMHQEPE from the coding sequence ATGAAAAAGCATGAAATCTCAATTGTCGACGACGAACCCATCAATCTGATGATCTTAAAAAAATTACTAAGTCCCTCTTTTCTTGTTCGGGCCTATAAATCAGGAGAAGAATTGCTTCGGGCGGTTAATAAAGACCTTAAACCGGATCTGGTTCTGATGGATATTATGATGCCAGGAATGGATGGTTATGAAACCTTGTCGGAACTACGCAAAGATCCGGAAAATTTGGGGATACCAGTCATCTATATTTCGTCACTGGATAGCCTGATTGATGAAGAGAAGGGGTTCCGGCTGGGGGCGGTTGACTATATTACCAAGCCCTTTCGGCCTGGGATTGTGCTGGCCCGGGTCAATGCTCATCTGGAACTGAAACAGGCTCGGGATCGGCTTAAAAATCAGAATAAATGGCTGGAAGCAGAGGTCAAACGACGAATGGTAGAAAATCAGCTGATTCAGGATACGACCTTAAATGTTTTTGCTGAATTAGTTGAAACCCGGGATAATGACACCGCTAACCATGTTATGCGCACGCAACACTATGTGCGGATTATCGCTAAGCGATTGCAAAAAAACGAAAAATTCAAGAGTTACCTCCGTGACGATGTGATAGAACGTATTTCAAAAGCGGCACCGCTTCATGATATTGGGAAGATTGGGATTCCGGACGCCATCCTTTTAAAACCGGGAAAGCTTAACTTCGAGGAATTTGAAGTGATGAAAACCCATTGTAAAATCGGTGGAAATGCGATTCGTTTGGCAATCAATAAAACCTTGGCGGTCAACAAAACAGAGGCGGAACAGGGCGAAATTACAGCGCTATCATTTTTGGAGGAGGCCGAGAAAATTATGAATTACCACCATGAGCGCTGGGATGGAAAAGGCTACCCAGAAGAACTGTATGGGAATGAAATCCCTATTTCAGCACGAATTATGGCATTAGCTGATGTATTTGATGCCCTTACGACGGTACGGCCATATAAAAAAGCCTGGAGCATGGATTCGGTGGTCGACTATATTATCGAACAAAAAGGGATGCAGTTTGATCCAGATGTGGTGGAAGCTTTTGAAATAGAGATTGAGGCTTTCAGACAAGTCATGCATCAGGAGCCAGAATAA
- a CDS encoding HAD family phosphatase, whose product MKNAQMNFSGIIFDLDGTLIDSMSAWENIGSSFLKKHGIDPREDLNKVIKTMSFAESARYFIAVYGVKMTEEQVGDEINGMIRENYEKHIRLKPFVKETLDQYLNQGIKMAILTATHKSLTELVLSRYGLLSHFEFILTSGMVGLPKSQPEIYHQAAKQLALPKQQIAIFEDALYCIQAARASGCYLVGVYDESSKNDWDEIKNSSDCTIMSFKELLR is encoded by the coding sequence ATGAAAAATGCACAGATGAATTTTTCGGGGATAATCTTTGATCTGGATGGGACGCTAATTGATTCGATGTCGGCTTGGGAAAATATCGGCAGCAGTTTTTTAAAAAAGCATGGGATTGATCCTCGCGAAGATTTAAATAAGGTCATAAAAACCATGAGCTTTGCCGAATCGGCCCGCTATTTTATCGCGGTTTACGGGGTGAAAATGACCGAAGAACAGGTGGGGGATGAAATCAATGGCATGATCCGGGAGAATTACGAAAAACATATCCGTTTAAAACCCTTTGTTAAGGAAACTTTGGATCAGTATTTAAACCAGGGTATAAAAATGGCAATCCTAACCGCTACCCACAAGTCCCTGACCGAATTGGTGTTGAGTCGATATGGTTTGCTTAGTCATTTTGAATTTATCCTTACTTCCGGGATGGTTGGTTTGCCCAAAAGTCAGCCGGAGATTTATCACCAGGCGGCGAAACAACTGGCGTTGCCAAAACAGCAAATCGCGATTTTCGAAGATGCCTTATACTGCATCCAGGCCGCCAGAGCGTCTGGTTGTTATCTTGTCGGGGTTTATGATGAATCCTCGAAAAATGACTGGGATGAGATCAAAAACAGCTCGGATTGTACCATTATGAGTTTTAAGGAGTTGCTACGATGA